aattttaataaaaataaacaatctcCCTACACTATACATCAAACACTGTGGTAGCcaacaaagtcaaacaaagcaaagacaattattatttaattgtgaaaataataataatacataattgtTGGTTGTAGCCAAAGTATTAATGTATTTCATAATTCGATGTTTTCTACTGTAAAAGGTTCATTGAAGACTCACCGCCTTGCCCGGCCGTGCCCAGGTGCAGATGAGACCCTCTTGGCAGGCTGTGATGATGCAGTCGTCCATGAACACCAGGACAGTCAGCCTCTCATGTGCAATCTTCTTGCACACCAGCGGCTCCAGCAGCGGCACCTCGTGCATGCGTGGGCACAGCGTGGTTCCCAGGACCTTGGCAGCGTCCAGTCGGTTGCTCCTCGGCGCAACGTTGATTTTATCGTTGCTTTTGCTGATGTTGCCGAGGCTGTGGTACCTCTTgtgctccttctccaccccaCTACTGCATCCAGACTTGTCCGACTTTCGCTCATGGAGTGACAGCGTGGCAAAACGGCCGATGCTGAATGGGGTGCTGTTTCCTCCGACGCtgctccctccacctcctccacttccCCCGCCTCCCTCTGAGGCGCCCTGGCCCTTGGAGACATTTGCCACAGCGGGGTGGGGCAGAGAGTTGGAGCGGGAAAGGGAGCGAGGGAGCGGTAAGGGGAGCGTTGGTGGGTTGGTGGTACCAGTGTTAGTGTTAGGCGGATGATGGTGCCCCTCAACCGTTCCACCTCCTCCCACACCTGAGGTGCTGTTGACCACCCCACTGCCAGAGTTGGACAGTGAGGGTCCAAAAGTGTTAGTAAAGGCGCGGGACAGCGGCAGACGTGGGTATAAGACGTCATCTGTCAAGTCCCACAGACAGAACTGGGTGTCCTGCCCCACCGAGCCAAACCGGTATGTGACCGAAGGCGAGCCGCCACCTTTAGAGCTGTGTCGAGAAAGACGCGACAACGTGCTGCTTGTTCGGACCCGGCCGAAGTGCATGGAGTTATTTGATGGTCCTTGTTGGAGGTCCTCCTCGCTGCCGCTAAGCTCCATAGGCTCCTCATCTTCCAGGGAAGTTGTGAAGGGGTCAAACGCCACTACATTGACCCAGGACTTGTGGCCATGACCTCTTGCAACCACACGGCTTTCTGCAAATGACCAGACGGTAACCAGGTCATCCTCTCCGCCTGTTGCAAGATATTTCCCATCGGGGctccaggacacacacagcagcccaCCGAAGTAGCTCTTCATCACCCCCTGCAGCTCCATTGAGTCAAAGTGGAAGACACGCAGGCAGCCGTCCTGGCCAACGCATGCCACATGCACGCCATCCGGGGAGAAAGCGAATTCGTTGAGGCCTCCATCACCTACAGCCCATCGTAACAACGGGTTGCGAGGCGTCTTGGTTTTGCAGGCGTAGACGGCGAAGCCTTCTCCCTGCCGCAGCAGAGAGTACTGAGGGGCTGTGGTGCCACATGGATGGTCCACGTTGTAGAGGTAGAGGTGGCCGCTGGCATGGGAAGCCAGGAA
This genomic interval from Cottoperca gobio chromosome 13, fCotGob3.1, whole genome shotgun sequence contains the following:
- the LOC115018150 gene encoding WD repeat-containing protein 20 is translated as MAGDGGALKDINEIKSQFRTREGFYKLLTLSDSQQRGGLPRGPSAGATLGPGAGPGTIPGGGVGLLQGPGAAAASSSNAAANSSPAGFLPPVRVSMVKLQPEDPSEESERVCFNIGRELYFYTYTNIKKAVDLSKPIDKRIYKGTQPTCHDFNQYSATAESVALIVGFSAGQVQYLDPIKKETSKLFNEERLIDKSKVTCLKWLPKSENLFLASHASGHLYLYNVDHPCGTTAPQYSLLRQGEGFAVYACKTKTPRNPLLRWAVGDGGLNEFAFSPDGVHVACVGQDGCLRVFHFDSMELQGVMKSYFGGLLCVSWSPDGKYLATGGEDDLVTVWSFAESRVVARGHGHKSWVNVVAFDPFTTSLEDEEPMELSGSEEDLQQGPSNNSMHFGRVRTSSTLSRLSRHSSKGGGSPSVTYRFGSVGQDTQFCLWDLTDDVLYPRLPLSRAFTNTFGPSLSNSGSGVVNSTSGVGGGGTVEGHHHPPNTNTGTTNPPTLPLPLPRSLSRSNSLPHPAVANVSKGQGASEGGGGSGGGGGSSVGGNSTPFSIGRFATLSLHERKSDKSGCSSGVEKEHKRYHSLGNISKSNDKINVAPRSNRLDAAKVLGTTLCPRMHEVPLLEPLVCKKIAHERLTVLVFMDDCIITACQEGLICTWARPGKANLTAQNGNSPSGTVV